A section of the Polyangium spumosum genome encodes:
- a CDS encoding GNAT family N-acetyltransferase, giving the protein MDRADAIALLARAPVVHVASTTPEGEPVLRVVHGVVVGDHLLFHGAPAGEKMELVGRPAVVSAEEIVASIPSYFVDPERACPATTLYRSTQVHGTIERIEAPRVKATMLAALMQKYQPEGGYVPIDAEHPLYKKAVRGVLVLGVSLERIDGKAKLAQNRAPAEITRMMELLWARGAPGDVAAVDLLRAANPSAPAPSFLEAPEGAELACALGEAEADEAAAMLVGTYWCEGAMPARIRVGLLGSSAWVGARDRSGALVGTARALADGARRAWMYDVIVADAWRGRGLGRALVRLLLDHPRCAAWRRCFCVRVMQRGSTSRSASGRGMCSGRRGARSTR; this is encoded by the coding sequence ATGGATCGTGCGGACGCGATCGCGCTCCTCGCGCGGGCGCCCGTGGTGCACGTCGCGTCGACGACGCCCGAAGGCGAGCCCGTGCTCCGCGTGGTGCATGGCGTGGTGGTGGGGGATCACCTGCTCTTTCACGGCGCGCCGGCCGGCGAGAAGATGGAGCTCGTCGGCAGGCCCGCCGTGGTCTCGGCCGAGGAGATCGTGGCCTCGATCCCGAGCTATTTCGTCGATCCCGAGCGCGCGTGCCCTGCGACCACGCTCTACCGGAGCACGCAGGTGCACGGCACGATCGAGCGTATCGAGGCGCCACGCGTGAAGGCCACGATGCTCGCGGCGCTGATGCAGAAGTACCAGCCCGAGGGAGGGTACGTGCCGATCGACGCCGAGCATCCGCTCTACAAGAAGGCCGTCCGTGGCGTGCTCGTGCTCGGCGTTTCGCTCGAGCGGATCGACGGGAAGGCGAAGCTCGCGCAGAACCGCGCGCCCGCGGAGATCACGCGGATGATGGAGCTCCTCTGGGCGCGCGGCGCGCCGGGCGACGTCGCGGCGGTGGATCTCCTGCGCGCGGCGAACCCGTCCGCCCCGGCGCCGTCGTTCCTCGAAGCACCCGAGGGCGCAGAGCTCGCGTGTGCGCTGGGGGAGGCGGAAGCGGACGAGGCGGCCGCCATGCTCGTCGGCACGTACTGGTGTGAAGGCGCGATGCCTGCGCGTATTCGCGTGGGGTTGCTTGGCTCGTCCGCCTGGGTCGGCGCGCGAGATCGATCAGGCGCGCTCGTGGGGACGGCGCGGGCGCTCGCGGACGGCGCGCGGCGTGCCTGGATGTACGACGTGATCGTCGCGGACGCGTGGCGAGGTCGCGGGCTCGGCCGCGCGCTCGTGCGGCTCTTGCTCGATCACCCGCGGTGCGCGGCGTGGAGACGGTGCTTTTGCGTACGCGTGATGCAACGAGGTTCTACGAGCCGTTCGGCTTCCGGACGCGGCATGTGCAGCGGACGGAGGGGCGCGAGATCCACGAGATGA
- a CDS encoding PLP-dependent aminotransferase family protein, which yields MRKHPLALVLDPSPDVPLFVQITRAVIEDIRRGRLEPGAALPGSRALARSIGVHRNTVVAAYRELAAQGWVETRSATMTYVSPTMPDVPRRRASPPMLGTIAARAGFDLPARGSAERWSSEAPPGAIVFSGGTPDLRLLPTEVLARAYRRVLRGAGRRLFEYGDARGDEQLRAALADMLAAVRGLGASQGDVLVTRGSQMALDLCARALLGPGDVVAVEALGYRPAWEALAQTGARLAPLPVDAEGLSVDALAALVTREPVRAVYVTPHHQYPSTALLSPARRIRLLDLARANRIAILEDDYDHEFHYDGRPVLPLASADRAGVVVYIGTLSKILAPGLRIGFVVAPAPLVERLAAIRTFVDRQGDLALERAVAELLEDGEVQRHARRMRRVYQARRDVLAEALRENLGDAVDFSPPSGGMAMWIRVAPGLDVDAWAERALRAGVVIHPARRYAFDGRSRPFFRAGFAALDEREIHEGARRLRAALPMKGAARAAS from the coding sequence GTGCGAAAACATCCCCTCGCGCTCGTCCTCGACCCCTCCCCCGACGTCCCGCTCTTCGTGCAGATCACGCGCGCGGTGATCGAGGACATCCGCCGCGGCAGGCTCGAGCCCGGCGCCGCGCTCCCGGGCAGCCGCGCCCTCGCGCGATCCATCGGCGTGCATCGCAACACCGTCGTCGCCGCGTACCGCGAGCTCGCCGCGCAAGGCTGGGTCGAGACCCGCTCCGCCACGATGACCTACGTCTCCCCCACGATGCCCGACGTCCCGCGGCGGCGCGCCTCGCCGCCGATGCTCGGCACGATCGCGGCGCGCGCGGGCTTCGATCTGCCGGCGCGTGGATCCGCGGAGCGCTGGTCCAGCGAAGCTCCACCCGGCGCGATCGTGTTCTCGGGAGGCACGCCGGATCTGCGGCTCCTGCCCACGGAGGTCCTCGCGCGAGCGTACCGGCGCGTGCTCCGCGGCGCGGGACGACGGCTCTTCGAGTACGGCGACGCGCGCGGGGACGAGCAGCTCCGCGCGGCGCTCGCCGACATGCTCGCGGCCGTACGAGGCCTCGGCGCTTCACAGGGCGACGTGCTCGTCACGCGTGGCAGCCAGATGGCGCTCGATCTCTGCGCACGCGCGCTGCTCGGACCCGGCGACGTGGTCGCGGTCGAGGCGCTCGGATACCGCCCCGCGTGGGAGGCGCTCGCGCAGACGGGCGCGCGCCTCGCTCCTCTGCCCGTCGACGCGGAGGGGCTCTCGGTCGACGCCCTCGCCGCGCTCGTCACGCGTGAGCCCGTGCGCGCCGTCTACGTCACGCCGCACCACCAGTATCCGTCGACGGCCCTGCTCTCGCCTGCGCGCCGCATCCGCCTGCTCGATCTCGCGCGCGCGAACCGCATCGCGATCCTCGAGGACGACTACGATCACGAGTTCCACTACGACGGCCGCCCGGTCTTGCCGCTCGCGAGCGCCGATCGCGCAGGCGTCGTCGTCTACATCGGCACGCTCTCGAAGATCCTCGCGCCGGGCCTGCGCATCGGCTTCGTCGTCGCGCCCGCGCCGCTCGTGGAGCGCCTCGCCGCGATCCGCACGTTCGTCGACAGGCAAGGCGACCTCGCGCTCGAGCGCGCCGTGGCCGAGCTGCTCGAGGACGGCGAGGTGCAACGCCACGCGCGCCGCATGCGCCGCGTCTACCAGGCCCGTCGCGACGTCCTCGCGGAGGCCTTGCGCGAGAACCTCGGCGACGCCGTCGACTTCTCTCCGCCCTCGGGCGGCATGGCCATGTGGATCCGCGTCGCGCCGGGCCTCGACGTCGACGCCTGGGCCGAGCGCGCCCTTCGAGCCGGCGTCGTCATTCACCCTGCGCGTCGCTACGCCTTCGACGGCCGCTCGCGCCCGTTCTTCCGGGCCGGCTTCGCCGCGCTCGACGAGCGCGAGATCCACGAGGGCGCCCGGCGCCTCCGCGCGGCCCTGCCCATGAAGGGCGCCGCGCGGGCCGCTTCATGA
- a CDS encoding MlaD family protein gives MNRSRDVKVGLFVLAGLLFSALVIFLIGDERRFFSSSVKFTTTFADVQGLKPGAPVRMGGIDIGNVKKVGYRPGAAEAVVYVELDVVKAEAERIRKDSIARVAAKGLLGDKMIEISKGTSPEAVPPGGAILSEEPTDLMGIAQGMTAKADTALGNISKMSETLADERLHQDLRGSVSSMNKLLKDVAEGEGYPRKFLTDKEEAERISRTLQNLDRASSELALTLAEVRGVVTRVKSGPGFAHDMIYGDGPQKEIAQFGAAAGEVASTLKGIRESDSFAHDALYGGKGNGAEALANVTAMTADLRAIVADVRKGKGTVGALLVDPSIYEDVKAIVGNVSRNDILRALVRYSIKHDEKKPGVEVTPGKEEPAAQNK, from the coding sequence GGCGATGAGCGGCGCTTCTTCAGCTCGTCGGTGAAGTTCACGACGACGTTCGCGGACGTGCAGGGCCTCAAGCCCGGCGCGCCGGTGCGCATGGGCGGCATCGACATCGGCAACGTGAAGAAGGTCGGCTACCGGCCGGGCGCGGCGGAGGCCGTCGTCTACGTCGAGCTCGACGTCGTGAAGGCCGAGGCCGAGCGCATCCGCAAGGACAGCATCGCGCGTGTCGCCGCGAAGGGCCTGCTCGGCGACAAGATGATCGAGATCTCGAAGGGCACGTCGCCGGAGGCCGTGCCCCCGGGCGGCGCGATCCTCAGCGAGGAGCCCACGGATCTGATGGGCATCGCGCAGGGCATGACGGCGAAGGCAGACACGGCGCTCGGCAACATCTCGAAGATGAGCGAGACCCTCGCGGACGAGCGGCTGCACCAGGATCTGCGCGGCAGCGTGTCGTCGATGAACAAGCTGCTCAAGGACGTCGCCGAGGGCGAGGGGTACCCGAGGAAGTTCCTCACGGACAAAGAGGAAGCCGAGCGGATCTCGCGGACGTTGCAGAACCTCGATCGCGCGAGCTCCGAGCTCGCGCTCACGCTGGCCGAGGTGCGCGGCGTGGTGACGCGCGTGAAGTCGGGGCCCGGCTTCGCGCACGACATGATCTACGGCGACGGTCCGCAGAAGGAGATCGCGCAGTTCGGCGCGGCCGCGGGGGAGGTCGCTTCGACGCTGAAGGGCATCCGCGAGAGCGACAGCTTCGCGCATGACGCCCTCTACGGTGGCAAGGGCAACGGCGCCGAGGCGCTCGCCAACGTCACGGCGATGACCGCGGACCTGCGCGCCATCGTGGCCGACGTCCGCAAGGGCAAGGGCACCGTGGGCGCGCTGCTCGTCGATCCCTCGATCTACGAGGACGTCAAGGCGATCGTCGGCAACGTGAGCCGCAACGACATCCTGCGCGCGCTCGTGCGGTACTCGATCAAGCACGACGAGAAGAAGCCGGGCGTCGAGGTGACGCCGGGCAAAGAAGAGCCGGCGGCGCAGAACAAATAA